One genomic region from Amaranthus tricolor cultivar Red isolate AtriRed21 chromosome 12, ASM2621246v1, whole genome shotgun sequence encodes:
- the LOC130828294 gene encoding serine/threonine-protein kinase SRK2H-like: protein MEKYEVVKQLGAGNFGVARLMRHKETKELVAMKYIERGQKIDENVAREIINHRSLRHPNIIRFKEVVLTPTHLGIVMEYAAGGELFDRICTAGRFSEDEARYFFQQLISGVNYCHSMQICHRDLKLENTLLDGNAAPRLKICDFGYSKSSLLHSRPKSTVGTPAYIAPEVLSRREYDGKLADVWSCGVTLYVMLVGAYPFEDPQDPKNFRKTITRIMAVQYKIPEYVHISQDCRHLLSRIFTTNPARRLSVKEIKSHPWFLKNLPKELTEQAQAMYYQRDNPSNPSFASLQSVEEIMKIVSEARNPAPIAKPVSGWEGENEDGNNEEAEEEEEEEEVEEEEEDVYEKTVKQVHASGEFVIN from the exons ATGGAAAAGTATGAAGTAGTTAAGCAATTAGGAGCTGGTAATTTTGGCGTTGCACGTCTTATGCGGCATAAGGAAACCAAAGAACTTGTTGCCATGAAATACATCGAGCGTGGtcaaaag ATTGATGAAAATGTGGCCAGAGAGATTATCAATCATAGGTCGCTTCGTCATCCCAATATTATTCGATTTAAGGAG GTGGTTTTAACACCAACCCATCTGGGAATTGTAATGGAATATGCGGCCGGTGGTGAGCTTTTTGACCGTATTTGCACTGCGGGTCGTTTTAGCGAGGATGAG GCTAGATATTTCTTCCAACAGCTGATTTCTGGAGTTAACTACTGCCATTCCATG CAAATTTGTCATAGAGATTTGAAATTGGAGAACACATTGTTGGATGGAAATGCTGCACCTCGTCTAAAGATTTGTGACTTTGGTTATTCCAAG TCATCTCTTCTACATTCAAGGCCTAAATCCACGGTAGGAACTCCAGCATATATAGCACCTGAAGTTCTTTCGAGGCGAGAATATGATGGAAAG TTGGCAGATGTATGGTCTTGTGGAGTGACCCTCTATGTTATGCTGGTCGGAGCATACCCCTTTGAAGACCCTCAGGATCCGAAGAACTTCAGGAAGACAATTACC AGGATTATGGCTGTCCAGTACAAAATCCCTGAATATGTTCACATATCACAAGATTGCAGGCATTTGCTTTCTCGAATCTTTACTACCAATCCGGCTAGG AGACTTAGCGTCAAGGAAATAAAAAGCCATCCATGGTTCTTAAAAAACCTCCCGAAAGAGCTAACAGAACAAGCTCAAGCCATGTATTACCAAAGAGATAACCCGAGCAACCCAAGCTTCGCTTCTCTACAAAGCGTAGAGGAGATCATGAAAATTGTGAGCGAGGCAAGGAATCCGGCTCCAATAGCAAAGCCAGTCTCGGGATGGGAGGGTGAGAATGAAGACGGAAATAATGAAGAagcagaagaagaagaagaagaagaagaagtcgaagaagaagaagaggatgTATATGAGAAAACAGTGAAGCAGGTCCATGCAAGTGGAGAATTTGTTATCAATTAA